In the Holophagales bacterium genome, ATGAGCTCGATGAGCCGTTCCAGACGATTCTGTACGGGCGGGATCTCGAGCACGGAGCGAGGCGTGAGGCCGATCGTCGTTAGGCCGGCGATCAGGGCCAGATAGAGGCGGCCGTACCCCTCATCGAAAGGTATGTTGAGGAAGACGTCCTCAGGATTGGGACTGGGGCTTTTCCGGGCGGCCATTCAGCCGGTGGCTCGCTTGCCAGTCCGACCGGTATCGGCGGAGCTCTTCTTCGCGCGCTGCACGACCGCAGCGACGAGCTTGTCGATCCTCCTCACCTCGTCCCGAGACACGCCAAGCCGCTTGGCAGTCTTGTCGGGACTGGGGAAGGGGGTCACGACTCGGAAGGGCTTCGCAGTCATCGTGCTCATCCTACGTCTCTCCGGGTGGGGGTTCAAGGCTTCCCCAGTCGGGCCGCCGGGTGAGTGGCCGTGTGGATTTCCTTGAGCTTCGTGATCGCCACGTGCGTGTAGATCTCCGTCGTCGTCAGCTTCACGTGACCCAGGATGGCCTGGATCATCCGGACGTCGGCGCCGTTCTCGAGCATCAGCGTCGCCATGGCGTGGCGAAAGAGGTGGCACGAGCCGGTCTTCGCGACGCCGGACGCCTTCACGTACCGGCTCACGTACAGGCTGAGCGTCTTCGGCGCGATCGGCTCGCCCTCGCCAGCGAGGAAGATGAAACCGCGGTCCGGCTCGATGACGAAGTCTGGTCGGGCCTCGCGGATGTACTTCGCGATCCACGCCCCGGCTCTTTCGCCGACAGGCACCACACGATCCCTCCGGCCTTTTCCCTGACGGACGGTGATCGTGCCGCGTTCCGTGTCCACGTCGTGGATCTTCAGGCCCGACAGCTCGGTGCGCCGGATCCCCGTCGAATAGAAGGTCTCCAGGATCGCCCGGTCTCTCAGGCCCTGGGGCTTCCGGATGTCGGGCTGCGCCAGGATCGCCTCGGCCTCCGTCGCCGTCAGGACGTGCTTCGGGAGCCGCTTCTCCACCTTCGGCAGCTCGAGCTCGGAGGCGGGGTTCGAGAGGAGGTGATTCTCGCGGGCGAGCCACTTGAAGTACTGCTTGATGAAGCTCAGGCGGTGGTGCTGCGTCGAGAGCGTCAGAGGGCTCCCGTCGGGCTTCTCCGTGTAGAAGAGCATCCGCTGGTAGCGCTCGAGCATCGGCTTCGTGACGTCGCGGGGCTTCATCACGTCCCGCTCCTGGCACCAGACGACAAAGTCGGAGATCGACCACTCGGCCGACAGGACCGTCCTGGGCGAGTAGCCCCTCACCTTCAGGTGCTCGAGATGGGCCTTCATCAGGACGACGAAACCGCGCGGGTCGGTCGTGTCGCGGAAGGCGAAGACCCGCTTGCGTCGAGCTGCCGCGCGCCGTCGGGCCGGGCTCGTCACGGACCTGCTCCTACAGCCGGCCCGCTGCGCGGCGGAGGACGAGCTTCGGCTCGGGCAGTGGGTACGACGGGATTCCGAGCGTGCCTCCGAGGAGCGGAGTTTCGGCTTCTTCGTGCGAGAAACCGTTCAAGCGCGCATGGGGAGCGGGATCCGGCTCGTCTTCCTCACCCCGCGACCCCCCCGCGAAGGCCCCGCGATGGGGCCGCGATCCCCCCGCGAGGTGGCCCTCTTCCCCCCGCGAGGTCTCAGTCGTAGTCGCGGGAGCCGCCTCCTCATCGATGGGATCGACGAGGGCGGCGGTGTCGAGGAGGCCCAGCAGGAAGGGCCGTCCGTCCTTCCCTTCACCGCGCCAGAGGAGCTCGTAGACGAAGCTCTGGCCTCGGCCGCCACGGTGGACGAGGACGTACTCGAGCGCCGCGAGCCGATCGAGGTGTATCCGCAGCTGCGTGTCACCCCAGCCCGTCGCGATCCTCACGTCCCGGCGCGAGAAGCGCAGGTCCTCCCGCGTGACTCCCTGCTTCTCGCAGACGGACGTGACCAGGTCGTCGAGGTGGACGAGAAGCCGCCGCGTCTGCGGCGGCAGCTCGTCGAGGCTCCGGCCGAGGACCTCGGAGGCGAGCCGGTTGGCGAGGGCGACGTCGGAGAGGGTGGCCTCCACGTACTCGACGACCTCCCCGTCGACGGTCAGGCCCTTCACTTCCCGCTGGTACTGGAAGAGGAGCGTGATGGCCTCGATGAGCTTGAGGTATTTGACGTGGTCGCGCCGCATCCGCGTCTTCTCGTCGAGGAAGGTGAGGCGCGCGGCGAAGGGGTTGTGGACGAGGAGCGGGCGCAGGAGACGCTGGGCGTTGCGGTGCACCTTCACCGCCTTCGGCTTCCTGCGTGAGGCCAGGATGCCGTCGAGCGTCGAGGCCCGCCGCTGCAGCTCGTGGATGCGCCTGGTCTGCTCGCGGCTCTCGTCGACCGTCAGGACGAGGCAGCGGTTGAGGAGCTCCTCGTCGATCTCGATCGCCGTCGTCGTCAGGAAGATCATCACCGGCCCTTCGACCCGGTACTCCTGCGTGACGAGGCGCCCCGTCTGCGGGTCTTTGCCGGTGGAGGCGATCGACAGCTCGCCTTCGGACTGGAGGAGCTTCAAGGCGTATCCGGCCTTCTCCGCACCTTCCTCCTCGGCGATGGCGAGGATCTTGTGACGGAGGCTCTTGCCCTCGCCGAAGTAGAAGAGCGACTGCCCCGTCAGGGCCGAGTACTTCTCCCGCTCCTCTTCCGGGACGAAACCGAGGACGGCCTCCATGAGCGCCGACTTCCCCGCCGCGGAGCTCGACTGGACGATGACGGCGAGCGGCTTGTCGAGCTTTCTCGAGACGGCCGCGAGGTAGGCCGTGAGCTTGTTGGTGTCCTCCCCGACGAGGCCGCCGGTCTCGAAGTCTTCGAGGATGCGGGTCAGGAGCCGCGGGTCTTTCAGGAATTCGAGGGCTTCGGCCGTCTCCTCTTCGCTGAGGAGGACGGCCTTCTCCTTCGGCTCGAGCGTCCTGCGGATGCTCTCCTGCTGAAGCTCCTCGGCCTTCCGCAGGAGCTGGCCGAGGTCGCGCTTGATGGTCTCCTCGATCAGCCCCAGCTCGTGCGCAGCCTGCTTCTCGAAGGCAGCACGCTGCCGCGCCGAGTAGAGGTCGAGTGTGTCGACGAAGAAGCCGGAGAGTGGCGACGGGGGCGCGAAGAGGGCCTCGGCCTCGGGGCCTTCGCGGGTGACGAGGACGTTGAGCTTCAGGACGCCCCAGGCGAGGTTCTTTCTCAGGCCCCGCAGGCGGTAGCGGCGATCGCCGAGGGGGACGAGGACCTCGTCGAGATCGGGGGTCGTCGGCGAGGCATCGCCCTGAAGCTTCTTTTCTTTAGCTGCTAAAGGGGCCGGCTGCTCGTACGAGCTTACGACAGGGACGGGCGAGACTGGTGAGGCGGGCGAGGCAGGGACCGGAGTGGCCGGAGGCGGCGCAGGCACCGCGGTGAGCGCGGGCGCCGCGGCAGCGGCACCCGGCGCCGTAGCCGTCGTGGCGGTTGTCGTCGTGACGCTCTCCGGCTGCTTCCCGTTGCCCATCCAGACGGCCGTCCGTAGAAGCAGGCCGAGAGCTTTCGCGGGTGGCTGGACCTTGAGCGCGTACTCGTTGGCGTCCATCCCCTTCGGAAACTGGACGCGCGAGCAGCCGATCCCTTCGGCCTGGAGCTTCTTCCCGAGGCTCTCGGCCGCCTTGTCGCCGGCGTCGTCACGGTCGTAGGCGATCAGGACGTGCTCGGTGCCGTACGTCTTGAAGGCCGCGAGGTGGTCGTGCGTGAAGCCCTCGACACCGTAGGAGGCCGTGACGTTGCGGAAGCCCGCGCACCAGAAGGTGAGGGCATCGATGAGCGACTCGCAGAGGATGACTTCCTTCGAGGAGACGAGGGCTTCGACGTTGAAGACGCCGCGGTGAGGGCCGGGGAGGTAGAGGTGCATCGGGGTGCCGGGGCGGAGGTTGGAGAGGAGCTTGCGGCCGTAGGCGCCGAGGACCTCGCCGCCTTCGCCGAAGATCCCGATGACTAACGATCCCGAAAGGTGCTCGTGGCCGGTCTCGCGGAGGATCCCCAGCTTCTGGAGGCGCGTTCGGATCTCCTGGCCGGCTTTGCGGTTCATGGCGGGGAGGCGATAGCCGAGGGTGCGATTCGCGTAGCCGAGCTTGAAGCGGTCGATGAGCTCGGGATGCACGAGGCCCCGCTTCTCGAGATAGCCGAGGGCCTCCGGGCTCTCCTTCAGCGTCTGGTGGTAGTAGCCGATCACCTGCCCGAGCAGCTCGCGATCGTCGGCGTCGAGGTCGACGGGCGAGGCGAGCTGCGGGACGCTGGTGTGCTTCGGCGGGCCATCCAGCGAGGGCGAGGTCGGGAAGAAGTCGGCCCTCAGGATCTCGACGGCGTGCCGGAAGCTCACCCCCTCGGCCTTCATCACCCAGTCGATCGGCGAGCCACCTGTCTGGCACGCACCGAGGCAGTGCCAGAGGTTCTTCGCCGGAGTCACGACGAGGGAGGGCTCCCGGTCGTCGTGGAAGGGGCAGCGGCCGATCAGATCCGCGCCGTGCCTCTTCAGCTCGACGCCCCTCGCCTCGGCGAGGCGCTCGAGCGGGACCTCACTCCGGACCCGGTTCAAGAGGTCATCAGGGATTCGGGCCATGGCGGACCTCCTCCGGAAAGGATAGGCGTCAACTATCTTTTATGCTAGTTTCTTCATATCATGAAAGACGGGATCGGCCGGCCCCCGCCTGACACGCTGGTTAAGGTGCTCGCGTTCATGGCCAGCACCGACTTCCCCCAGCGCCTGACCACTCTCCGAAAGGCCAAGGGCCTGACTCAGCAGCATCTCGCCGAGCGCGCAGGAATCTCGGTCATCCAGATCCACCGCTATGAGGCCGGCGGCTCCCAGCCCTCCCTGGAAGCCATACGGCGTCTGTCAGAAACGCTGGGGGTCTCCGCCGACGAGCTAGTCTTCGGCAAGCACGAGCGCGGCCCCGACGAGGACCTCCGCCTTCAGTTCGAAGCGCTCAGCCACTTCGATGCCGAGGAGAAGAAGGTCGCCAAGGCCGTGCTCGATTCCCTCATCCTTCAGCACGAAGCCAAGAAGTGGACTGCGGGAGCGTAATCTCCTCGGCGATCGTGACGGACGCACCGCCGGTCTTCATCTCCTATTCCCACGACTCCCCCGAGCACAAGCGCTGGGTGGCCACGCTGGCCACCAGCCTGCGTGAGAAGGGCATCGACGCGATCCTCGATCAGTGGGACCTGCAGCTCGGCGACGACCCCACTCGGTTCATGGAGGACGGGGTGCGGCAGGCGTCCCGTGTTCTGGTCATCTGCACTCCGGAGTACCTGCGCAAGGCTTCCGAGGGACGCGGCGGCGTGGGATACGAGCGGCTCATCGTCACGGCGGAGCTCGTCCACGACGTCGGCACACGGAAGTTCATCCCGATCGTGCGA is a window encoding:
- the xerC gene encoding site-specific tyrosine recombinase XerC, with translation MTSPARRRAAARRKRVFAFRDTTDPRGFVVLMKAHLEHLKVRGYSPRTVLSAEWSISDFVVWCQERDVMKPRDVTKPMLERYQRMLFYTEKPDGSPLTLSTQHHRLSFIKQYFKWLARENHLLSNPASELELPKVEKRLPKHVLTATEAEAILAQPDIRKPQGLRDRAILETFYSTGIRRTELSGLKIHDVDTERGTITVRQGKGRRDRVVPVGERAGAWIAKYIREARPDFVIEPDRGFIFLAGEGEPIAPKTLSLYVSRYVKASGVAKTGSCHLFRHAMATLMLENGADVRMIQAILGHVKLTTTEIYTHVAITKLKEIHTATHPAARLGKP
- a CDS encoding toprim domain-containing protein, whose amino-acid sequence is MARIPDDLLNRVRSEVPLERLAEARGVELKRHGADLIGRCPFHDDREPSLVVTPAKNLWHCLGACQTGGSPIDWVMKAEGVSFRHAVEILRADFFPTSPSLDGPPKHTSVPQLASPVDLDADDRELLGQVIGYYHQTLKESPEALGYLEKRGLVHPELIDRFKLGYANRTLGYRLPAMNRKAGQEIRTRLQKLGILRETGHEHLSGSLVIGIFGEGGEVLGAYGRKLLSNLRPGTPMHLYLPGPHRGVFNVEALVSSKEVILCESLIDALTFWCAGFRNVTASYGVEGFTHDHLAAFKTYGTEHVLIAYDRDDAGDKAAESLGKKLQAEGIGCSRVQFPKGMDANEYALKVQPPAKALGLLLRTAVWMGNGKQPESVTTTTATTATAPGAAAAAPALTAVPAPPPATPVPASPASPVSPVPVVSSYEQPAPLAAKEKKLQGDASPTTPDLDEVLVPLGDRRYRLRGLRKNLAWGVLKLNVLVTREGPEAEALFAPPSPLSGFFVDTLDLYSARQRAAFEKQAAHELGLIEETIKRDLGQLLRKAEELQQESIRRTLEPKEKAVLLSEEETAEALEFLKDPRLLTRILEDFETGGLVGEDTNKLTAYLAAVSRKLDKPLAVIVQSSSAAGKSALMEAVLGFVPEEEREKYSALTGQSLFYFGEGKSLRHKILAIAEEEGAEKAGYALKLLQSEGELSIASTGKDPQTGRLVTQEYRVEGPVMIFLTTTAIEIDEELLNRCLVLTVDESREQTRRIHELQRRASTLDGILASRRKPKAVKVHRNAQRLLRPLLVHNPFAARLTFLDEKTRMRRDHVKYLKLIEAITLLFQYQREVKGLTVDGEVVEYVEATLSDVALANRLASEVLGRSLDELPPQTRRLLVHLDDLVTSVCEKQGVTREDLRFSRRDVRIATGWGDTQLRIHLDRLAALEYVLVHRGGRGQSFVYELLWRGEGKDGRPFLLGLLDTAALVDPIDEEAAPATTTETSRGEEGHLAGGSRPHRGAFAGGSRGEEDEPDPAPHARLNGFSHEEAETPLLGGTLGIPSYPLPEPKLVLRRAAGRL
- a CDS encoding helix-turn-helix transcriptional regulator, whose amino-acid sequence is MASTDFPQRLTTLRKAKGLTQQHLAERAGISVIQIHRYEAGGSQPSLEAIRRLSETLGVSADELVFGKHERGPDEDLRLQFEALSHFDAEEKKVAKAVLDSLILQHEAKKWTAGA